In the Pseudonocardia sediminis genome, GGCAGGGCCCGGTTCGGGTCCTCGGGGTCCAGGATCACGATCATGTAGGTGGGAAGCGGCTTCCCGATCGTCACCGCGCGGTCCGGGTGCAGCTCGGTCCAGGTCGCGGTGACGGTGGCCTCGGTCGGGCCGTAGACGTTGAGGAAGCGCCGGTCCTCGCGGTGCCAGCGCTGCACCAGGTGCTGCGGGCAGGCCTCACCGGAGACCAGCAGGAACCGCAGGTCCTCCACGTCGTCGTCGAGCGTGGCCAGCAGCGTCGGCACGCAGCACATGGCGGTGACGCCACGCGAGGTGAGGAAGTCGTGCAGGTCCGGGCCGAGCAGCGAGACCCCGGCCGGCTTCGGGACCAGCGTCGCGCCGGCCATCCACGGCACCCAGATCTCCTCGACCGAGAAGTCGAAGGCGATCGTCAGGCCCTGGTACATCCGGTCGTCGCCGGTGATGCCGTAGACGTCGCCGGCGACCCGGACGAAGTTGCAGATGCTCGGGTGCTCGACGGCCACGCCCTTGGGGCGCCCGGTCGAACCCGAGGTGTAGATGATGTAGGCCAGCTCGTCGGCCGGGTCCTCGCGCCTCTCCGGCACGAGCCGGTCGGAGTCCTGGCGCAGGATCCGGTCGGCCTCCTCCCAGGTGCGCACGACGGCGACGCCGCGCTCCCGGGTGGTCTCGGCGAGCCCCTCGACCTGGTCCAGGGCGGACCCCGACGTCAGCAGCATGGTGGCCGCCGAGTCCTCGAGGATGTAGCTGATCCGGTCCGGCGGGAAGCCGACGTCGACGGGCACGAACGCCGCGTCGATCTTCAGGACGGCCAGCATGCCGACGTAGGAACCGACCGCCTGGTCGAAGAGCAGGGCGATCCGGTCGCCGGGGCGCGCGCCACGCTCGAGCAGGTGGCGCCCGAGGCGGTTCGCCCAGGCGTCGAGCTCGGCGTAGGTCAGCTGCTGCTCGCCGGTGTCGACGGCGACCGAGTCCGCATGCGTCTCGCACACCTGCTCGAAGAGGTGGACGAGCCGTTCTCCGGAGTGGGTCCGGGGTGGTTCGGGAATGCTGCCCGCGGTCAGCACGAGAGTCGGATCGATCTCGGCGGCCGGACCGGGGGGTGCGGTCCCGATATCGCCGCGTGTGACCACTCGGTCACCCGCGGAACCCCTGCGCAGTACGTCGGACATGCTCTACGAATACCCCGCTACCGCCGTGGTGCATTCGCATGTGCAGGGGTGGCGTTCCTCACCGCTTGCGCGGTGAACCATCGCGGTCCGCCGGACGTAGGGAAGCCGGAGACCGATGGCGAATCGTCGTCGATCGCCCTGCGCACCAGGCGGTACGAGCACGGATGAGCCATGTCAATGTCGGGCCGGAGCGTTTCGGCAGGGTTTCCCGGCGTATCGGCGGGTATGCGGATCACGCGCGGGTTCATCGCGAATTCACCTCGGACCGTGGTGATCCGGACTACGTCGTTAAAGGTGCGGTCATCAGTGAGTCGATCAGATCCCGGCCGAGATCGTCGGCCGGATCAGGACACCGGAGATCTGCATTCCGAAACCACTCGGGGGGCGCTTCCGGATGTGGTCCGCACACACCGACCATTCCGTCGCCGAACGGTGCCGTGGCCGCGGCGATCGGTCCGTTTCCGTAGCGCGCGAGAACGTTCACCGTTTCCGCCGAGCGTCGGCGGGGGACGATGTACCCGCCGTCCTGGAAGTACATCTCGCGGGTCTCACCGCGCCAGTGCACGGGCACCAGTGCCGGCTCGTCCGAGTCGACCAGGGCGCCCTTCGACGAGTAGTACTCGTGGACCCGGCCGGGGAAGAGGTTGAAGAAGCCGGGCTCGGCGAGATACCCGCCCATGCAGATGCCGAGATAGCGACCGCCGGACGCGACGAACCGCCGGATCGCGCCCTTGTCGCGCCTCTGCCGGCGGAACGCGGACTCGTCGTCGCCGGAACCGCCGGGTTGTCCGTAGAGGACGACCCCCGGCAGCTGCAGCGCCTCGCGGACACCGAGCTCGCCCTCCGGGCCGGCCGTGACGACGTCGAAGTTCCAGGACGAGCCGCGCAGGAGGGCGGCCATCGCGGCGGTGTCGTCGCCGTCGGCGGGGCCGGTGGTCTCGTCCCGGTAGACCACGGCGACCCGCCGGTTCCCACCCGTGTCGGGTTCCCGGTTCTGCGGCACTCTCGGCTCCTCGGTGGACGGTCTCGATCTTCTTCCTCTACCCGGCCGTGCGCGGCGGGAATCCCCGGGTCTGCGATCGACCCCACATCGTCGCCGACGTCACCCGTGCCCCGGGCCACGAGCGCGGCCGTGGTGCTCGACGGGGCCGGTAGTGTCCCGGCCCGTGCCCATCCCCGGTCCCGGATATGCGATCACCGCCCGCGTCGACGCCCCCGCCACCTCCACGTCCGCAGGCGACCTGACCGCGGCCGTCGGTGTCGTCGGCGGCGTCGTCACCGCGTTCGACGTGGTGGAGGCGAAGACCGACTCGATCGTCGTCGACATCAGTGCCAACGCGCGCAACACCGACCACGTCGAGGAGATCAAGGACGCGATCGACGCCCTGGAGGGCTTCTCCGTCCGCAAGATCTCCGACCGGACGTTCCTGCTCCACCTCGGCGGCAAGATCGAGGTCCGCTCGAAGGTCAACCTGCGTACCCGTGACGATCTCTCCCGCGCCTACACCCCGGGCGTCGCGCGGGTGTCGATGGCGATCGCGGAGAACCCGTCCGACGCCCGGCGTCTGACGATCAAGCGCAACACCGTCGCCGTCGTCACCGACGGGTCCGCCGTGCTCGGGCTGGGCAACATCGGTGCCGCCGCCGCGATGCCGGTGATGGAGGGCAAGGCGGCGCTGTTCAAGCAGTTCGCCAACGTCGACGCCTGGCCGGTGTGCCTGGACACCCAGGACACCGAGGAGATCATCCGGACGGTGCAGATCCTGGCGCCGGGCTACGGCGGGATCAACCTCGAGGACATCGCCGCGCCGCGCTGCTTCGAGATCGAGCGCCGGCTGCGCGAGATGCTCGACATCCCGGTGTTCCACGACGACCAGCACGGCACCGCGGTCGTCGTGCTCGGGGCGCTGCGCAACGCCCTGCGCGTGGTGGGCAAGCGCTTCGCCGACGTCAAGGTCGTGGTCTGCGGGGTCGGCGCCGCCGGCTCGGCGATCATCCGGCTCCTCGGGTCGGAGGAGACCGCGGACGTGCTCGCGGTCGACGTCGACGGCATCGTGCACCAGGACCGTCCCGGCATGGACGAGAACCTGGTCTCGATCGCGGCGCAGACCAACAAGGACGGGAAGACCGGCTCGCTGGCCGACGCCCTGGTCGGCGCCGACGTGTTCGTGGGCGTCTCGGCGCCGAACCTGTTCGGTGCCGACGAGCTGGCGACCATGGCCGAGCGCTCGATCGTGTTCGCGCTGGCCAACCCGGATCCTGAGGTCGACCCGGCGGTGGCCCAGCAGCACGCCGCCGTCGTCGCGACCGGGCGCTCGGACTACCCGAACCAGATCAACAACGTGCTCGCCTTCCCCGGCGTGTTCCGCGGGCTGCTCGACGCGCAGGCGCACGACATCACCGACGAGATGATGCTCGCCGCCTCGGCCGCGATCGCCGACGTGGTGGCCGAGCCGAGCCCGTCGTTCATCGTGCCGAGCGTGTTCGACACGACCGTCGCGCCCGCCGTCGCCGAGGCCCTGCGCACCGCAGCGGGCAAGCAGGCCCGCAAGGGCGAGGTCGAGGCGGGCTGACGTCCCGTCCGTGGCCGGGCCCGGTCACGGTGCCGGGGTGATGGACGGCGCCGGTGTCGCCGGCGCCGGGTCCGCGCCCTGCCCGGACGGGGTCAGCAGCAGGGCCGAGGCGGCGACGGCGGCGAGCAGCGCCGTGCCGACGGCGGTCCGCCGGGGACGTCGCGCGAGGCCCCGTCCGGATCCCTGCCCGGTCCCCGGCCGGGATCCCGGTCCGGGCCCCGGTGGTGTCCCGTGGGCCGGGGGCCGTCCGACGGCGTCGGTGAACGCGCGGACGGCGTCGTCGACCGCGCCGGCGTCGGGCGGCGGGGTTTCGCCCAGGACCGTCCGGAGCCGGTCCGCGGCCGCGCCGATCCCGGCCTGCTCGACGGTCACGGCGACGGGCCGGCCGAGCCGGTGCACGGGTACCCCGTACGCGACCGCCAGCCCGGCGCGGACGTCCTCGGACAGCGCCGGGCCGCAGAACAGTGCGACGGGCCGGCCGGTACCGGCACGCCATCCCCTCTCGCCCTCGACCACGGTGCCCCACATCGCGACGCACCCGAGCAGCGTCGCGCCCCCGAACCCGACGCCGCCGACGTCCGCGGGGTCCCGCGCGGCGTAGAGCCCGCAGGTGCACGACGGCTCGGGCGCGGGATGGCCGCGCAGCTCGCACCGGGCCTCCAGCGCCGCGCCGGCCGGCCAGTCGGTGGAGACCTTGACCGGGGACCGAAGCCGGACCGCACCGGGGTGGACCGGGCCGGGACGGACCGGGCCGCGGTGGGCGGCGGGGCCGGGGTCGCGGACCTGCCAGGTCCGCCAGCCGACGACGACGCCCGCGACGTCCGGGGCGGTCACCCTCGGATCACCCGCCGAGGCGGACCGGTGGGGTGGCCTGGTCGGCGTCGACCTCCACCGGTGGTTCCTGCCGGGCCTCCGCTACGCGCCGTGCGCTCTCCACCGTCGCCGGGTCGGGGCCGGGCACCGGGCCGACGACGGGTTCGGCCCGGAACACCCGGATGGTGCGTCCGATGTTCATGTCGCCCCCTGCTGCTCCGGTGGCCGGCGGGTGGACCCGCCGACGTCACCAGGATCCGGCGCGGACGGGGGTGGGGGAACCGCCGGACGGTGCCGCGGGTCACCTCCGTACGGGCGGTTACCGCAGGTAGGACGCGGGTTAGGCTCGACCCATGACGTCCCCGACCGTCGGAGTGCTGGCCCTGCAGGGCAACGTGCGTGAGCACCTGGACGCGCTGACCGCGTGCGGGGCGCGTCCGGTGCCGGTGCGCCGCGAGTCCGAGCTCGACGCCGTCGACGGGCTGATCCTGCCCGGCGGTGAGTCGACCACGATGAGCAAGCTGCTCGACGTGTTCGAGCTCCTGGAGCCGCTGCGCGCCCGGCTCGGTGCGGGGATGCCGGCCTACGGCTCGTGCGCCGGGATGATCCTGCTCGCCGACCGGATCCTCGACGGGCGCTCCGACCAGCACCAGCTCGGCGGACTCGACGTCGTCGTGCGGCGCAACGCGTTCGGACGGCAGGTGGACTCGTTCGAGACCGACCTGGACTTCCGCGGCCTCGACGGTGGCCCGGTGCACGCGGTGTTCATCCGGGCCCCGTGGGTGGAGAAGACCGGCAGCGACGTCGAGGTGCTCGCAAGCGTCCCGCACGTCACCAGCATGGGCGAGGACCCCGGCGCCGCGGCCGGACGCCCCGTCGCCGTCCGTCAGGGCCCGGTCCTGGCCACCTCGTTCCACCCGGAGCTCACCGGCGACCGCCGCGTGCACGGCCTGTTCGTCGACATGGTCCGCACCTCGGCCTGATCCGCACCTCCGCCTGATCCGCCCCGCCGGCCTCGGTGGGGCGGCGCGGTCAGGAGGCCTTCTCGTCCAGGCGGTAGCGGATCAGGCGCGAGCTGTTGCCGACGACGGCGACGCTGGACGCGTTGTGCAGGATCGCCGCCACCACCGGCGACAGCGCGCCCCCGGCGGAGACCAGCAGCCCGGCCGCGTTGACCGCGATCGACATCCCGTAGTTCTGCCGGATCAGCGTGATGCTCCGGCGTCCGAGGTCGCGCAGCTCCAGCAGGGCCCGCAGGTCGTCCGCGGCCAGGGCGACGTCGGCGGTCTCGACGGCGACGTCGGTGCCGGCCACGCCCATCGCGATGCCGATGTCGGCCAGGGCCAGCGCGGGGGCGTCGTTCGTGCCGTCCCCGATCATCGCCACGGTGTAGCCGTCCTCGCGCAGGCTCCGCACGACGTCCTGCTTCTCCTCCGGCATGACCTGCGCGCGGTACTCGTCGATGCCCAGCTCCTCGGCGACCGCGGCGGCCGTCGCCGGGTGGTCCCCGGTGAGCAGCACGATCCGCTTTACGCCGTCGGCGCGCAGGGCGTCGAGCACCTCGCGGGACTCGGCCCGCACGGTGTCGCGCAGCGAGACGAGGCCGACCAGCGTGCCGTCGACGGCCAGGAGCAGCGGCGTCTCGGTGTCCTTGCGCAGGCGACGCACCCAGTCCGCGGCCTTACGGCTGACCGGGACCTTCTGCTTGCGCAGCAGCTCGACGCTGCCGATCAGCAGGACCCGGCCGTCGGACTGCACGCGCATGCCCTGCCCGAGCAGCACCTCGCACTCCTCGTGCGGCGGGATCTCGATCCGGCGCTCCTCGGTGGAGCGGATCACGGCCTGGGCCAGCGGGTGCCGGGAGTGGATCTCGGAGCTGGCCGCGTAGGCGAGCACCTGCTCCGGCGACCACGCGTCGTCGAAGGAGATCACGTTCGTGACGACGGGGCGGCCGAGGGTGAGCGTGCCGGTCTTGTCGAACACGATCGCGTCGACCCGGCCGGCGGCCTCCAGGTGCGCGCCACCCTTGATCAGGATGCCGCGGCGGGCACCGTTGCCGATCGCGGCGCTGATCGCGGTCGGTGTGGAGAGCCCGACCGCGCACGGGCAGGCGACGAGCAGCATGGTCATCGCCCGGCGGACGTCGCGGGTCACGATCAGCGTCAGCGCCGAGAGCACGAACGACGCCGGCACGAACCGGCGGGAAAAGTTCTCGCCGATGGTCTGGATCGGGGCGCGGTCGTCCTGGGCCTGCTCGACCCGGTCGATGATCCGCCCGATCGCCGTGTCGCGGCCGACGGCGGTGGCCCGGACGACGATCCGCCCGCGCAGCAGCACCGACCCGGCGTGCAGCGTGATGCCGGGTCCGACGGTGACCGGCAGCTGCTCGCCGGTGATCGCGGCCTGGTCGATGACGCCGTCGCCCTCGACGATCTCGCCGTCGACCGGCAGCACGACGTGCTCGTGCACGACGACCTCGTCGCCGAGCGCGACGTCGGCGATGTCGACCTCGATCTCGGTGCCGTCGGCCAGGCGCATCCAGGTGCGGGTCTGGGCGCCGGTGAGCAGCTCGGAGATCGCGCGCCGGGAGCGGCGCAGCGTGAGGTCCTGCAGGTACTCACCGATGTTGAGCAGCCACAGCACGGTCAGCGCGACGACGTTCTCGCGCAGCACCAGGCTCGCGACGGTGGCCGCGGACACGAGCGCGTCGGTCCCCGCACCGCGCCCACCTGTGAGGGACTTCAGCGCGCCGCGCAGGAACGGGTAGCCGGTGAAGATCGTGACGCCGGTGGCGACGGTACGGCTGGTCGGGCCGAGCACCGGGGGCCGGCGCAGGCCGTAGCGGCGGAAGCCCAGCGCGGCCAGCGCGACCCCGCCGACGACGAGGCGGACCAGCTCGGTGTTGCCGACGTCGGCCGAGCGCGGCGAGCGGGCGGCGGTGGCGTCGGCGTCGGCGCCGAGGCCCTTGCCGATCGCCTCCAGCAGCTCCGTCCGGTCGCAGCGCTGCTCCTGGTACCAGACGACGACGTTGCCGGTGCGCGGATAGGCGTGCACCTGCCGGACGCCGGTGACGTGGTCGACCTCGTCCTCCACGGCCACGGCGGTGCCGACCCGGCCGCGCAGGGCGGGGACGGCGAACCGGACCCGTCCGGCGGCGTCGCTCAGTGTGCGGACGTCGTCGTGTTCCATCGGGGTCCCCGTCGTCGGCTGGTCGTGGTGCGCGGTGCGGCCCGGCTCAGTGCTCGTGGCCGTGCCCGGTGCTCGCCGCGCCCGGTGCGGGGGCCTGCTCACCGATCCGCCCGCGGGCCTCGCTGACGATGTCCGCGGTCGCGAGACGGGCGCGCTCCGCGCCGGTCTCCGCCGCACGGGCGCCCAGGAGACCCCACGACGTCACGGTGACCGCGGCGCTGCGCACGGCACCGGACTGTGCGACCCGCTTGACGCCGTCGTAGGCCACGGCACCCGCGAGACCGCTGACGACCAGCCCTGCTGCCTTGCCGGCCAATGCTCCGACCACCACTGACGTGCTCCTTCCGACGCGACCTCGGTGACAACCGTGGTCGTTTGGATCAAGGGTATCCCGCGGCACCGACACTCCGCGGGCGGTGTGGTCGTGATCGCCCGGCCGGGGCACGGTCGGCGAACCGGGCGCACGCCGGTAGCATCGAGGGGTTCCCGCAGGTCCCCGCCGCGGCCGAGTCCGCGGCCCGGGAGGACCTGCCCGGCCGCGGTTCCGCGCGGCCCGCACGAGACGAGAGGTGGGTAGCCGATGAGCGGTCACTCCAAGTGGGCGACGACCAAGCACAAGAAGGCCGTGATCGACGCCCGTCGCGGCAAGATGTTCGCGAAGCTGATCAAGAACATCGAGGTCGCGGCGCGGACCGGCGGGGGAGACCCCGACGGCAACCCCACGCTCTACGACGCGATCCAGAAGGCCAGGAAGAGCTCGGTCCCCAACGACAACATCGAGCGCGCCCTCAAGCGCGGCTCCGGGGCCGACGCCGGCGGCGCCGAGTACCAGTCGATCACCTACGAGGGCTACGGCCCGAACGGTGTCGCGGTCCTCATCGAGTGCCTGACCGACAACCGCAACCGCGCCGCGACCGAGGTCCGGACCGCGATGACCCGCAACGGCGGGCAGATGGCCGACCCCGGCTCGGTGGCCTACCTGTTCACCCGCAAGGGCGTCGTGCTCCTGCCCAAGGGCGAGCTGGCCGAGGACGACGTGCTGATGGCCGTCCTCGACGCCGGCGCGGAGGAGGTCAGCGACCTCGGCGAGACCTACGAGGTGATCAGCGAGGCCGGTGACGTCGTCGCCGTCCGCACCGCGCTGCAGCAGGCCGGCATCGACTACGACTCGGCCGACCAGACGTTCATCCCGTCGATGCAGATCGAGCTGGACGCCGAGGGCGCGAAGAAGATCTTCCGCCTGATCGAGGCGCTCGAGGACTCCGACGACGTGCAGAACGTCTACTCGAACTTCGACGTGTCCGACGAGGTCATGGCCGAGGTCGGCTGACGCCGCACCCGCACCACCGCGACACCGGTTCGCACGAGAGCTCCGCTCGTACGCCCGGGATGGACGAGAGCTCCGTCCGCCCACCCCGGGCGGTGGGCGGGGCCGCAGCTGCACGTGCCATCCGTCCCGCTGGACGAGAGTTCTGTTCGTCGAATCATCATGGGGAGCTAGTGCACCGGCCCGGTTCCTGGCTCCTTGGGCAAGAGCCCGCTCATGCGACCGGCGGTGATCCGAGCACCGGCCCGAGGCTGCGGCCTGCTGGACGAGGGCTCCGTTCGCGCAGCCTGGCTGGACGAGAATTCCGTTCGTTGAGTCCTCGTGGGAGCCGGTGCGCCGGCCCGGTTCCTGGCTCCTTGGGCGAGAACCCCGCTCGTGCGGACGCGGTGGGCGAGAGCTGCG is a window encoding:
- a CDS encoding YebC/PmpR family DNA-binding transcriptional regulator, with protein sequence MSGHSKWATTKHKKAVIDARRGKMFAKLIKNIEVAARTGGGDPDGNPTLYDAIQKARKSSVPNDNIERALKRGSGADAGGAEYQSITYEGYGPNGVAVLIECLTDNRNRAATEVRTAMTRNGGQMADPGSVAYLFTRKGVVLLPKGELAEDDVLMAVLDAGAEEVSDLGETYEVISEAGDVVAVRTALQQAGIDYDSADQTFIPSMQIELDAEGAKKIFRLIEALEDSDDVQNVYSNFDVSDEVMAEVG
- a CDS encoding NAD-dependent malic enzyme, with protein sequence MPIPGPGYAITARVDAPATSTSAGDLTAAVGVVGGVVTAFDVVEAKTDSIVVDISANARNTDHVEEIKDAIDALEGFSVRKISDRTFLLHLGGKIEVRSKVNLRTRDDLSRAYTPGVARVSMAIAENPSDARRLTIKRNTVAVVTDGSAVLGLGNIGAAAAMPVMEGKAALFKQFANVDAWPVCLDTQDTEEIIRTVQILAPGYGGINLEDIAAPRCFEIERRLREMLDIPVFHDDQHGTAVVVLGALRNALRVVGKRFADVKVVVCGVGAAGSAIIRLLGSEETADVLAVDVDGIVHQDRPGMDENLVSIAAQTNKDGKTGSLADALVGADVFVGVSAPNLFGADELATMAERSIVFALANPDPEVDPAVAQQHAAVVATGRSDYPNQINNVLAFPGVFRGLLDAQAHDITDEMMLAASAAIADVVAEPSPSFIVPSVFDTTVAPAVAEALRTAAGKQARKGEVEAG
- the pdxT gene encoding pyridoxal 5'-phosphate synthase glutaminase subunit PdxT, yielding MTSPTVGVLALQGNVREHLDALTACGARPVPVRRESELDAVDGLILPGGESTTMSKLLDVFELLEPLRARLGAGMPAYGSCAGMILLADRILDGRSDQHQLGGLDVVVRRNAFGRQVDSFETDLDFRGLDGGPVHAVFIRAPWVEKTGSDVEVLASVPHVTSMGEDPGAAAGRPVAVRQGPVLATSFHPELTGDRRVHGLFVDMVRTSA
- a CDS encoding DUF1490 family protein, translating into MVGALAGKAAGLVVSGLAGAVAYDGVKRVAQSGAVRSAAVTVTSWGLLGARAAETGAERARLATADIVSEARGRIGEQAPAPGAASTGHGHEH
- a CDS encoding heavy metal translocating P-type ATPase — protein: MEHDDVRTLSDAAGRVRFAVPALRGRVGTAVAVEDEVDHVTGVRQVHAYPRTGNVVVWYQEQRCDRTELLEAIGKGLGADADATAARSPRSADVGNTELVRLVVGGVALAALGFRRYGLRRPPVLGPTSRTVATGVTIFTGYPFLRGALKSLTGGRGAGTDALVSAATVASLVLRENVVALTVLWLLNIGEYLQDLTLRRSRRAISELLTGAQTRTWMRLADGTEIEVDIADVALGDEVVVHEHVVLPVDGEIVEGDGVIDQAAITGEQLPVTVGPGITLHAGSVLLRGRIVVRATAVGRDTAIGRIIDRVEQAQDDRAPIQTIGENFSRRFVPASFVLSALTLIVTRDVRRAMTMLLVACPCAVGLSTPTAISAAIGNGARRGILIKGGAHLEAAGRVDAIVFDKTGTLTLGRPVVTNVISFDDAWSPEQVLAYAASSEIHSRHPLAQAVIRSTEERRIEIPPHEECEVLLGQGMRVQSDGRVLLIGSVELLRKQKVPVSRKAADWVRRLRKDTETPLLLAVDGTLVGLVSLRDTVRAESREVLDALRADGVKRIVLLTGDHPATAAAVAEELGIDEYRAQVMPEEKQDVVRSLREDGYTVAMIGDGTNDAPALALADIGIAMGVAGTDVAVETADVALAADDLRALLELRDLGRRSITLIRQNYGMSIAVNAAGLLVSAGGALSPVVAAILHNASSVAVVGNSSRLIRYRLDEKAS